Proteins encoded by one window of Rhipicephalus microplus isolate Deutch F79 unplaced genomic scaffold, USDA_Rmic scaffold_75, whole genome shotgun sequence:
- the LOC142790169 gene encoding amine sulfotransferase-like: protein MDEELYKDFDGLPLLDLYNQESLRSAKNYKPRSGDIILVSYPKSGSNWTQFIIWNIMTRGQQPKDMIELGLRSPFLEVTGATVVEDSCRTGPIATHFPYKVFPLVDQAKYVYVARNPYDCAVSMYHFLKGLTPKTYTDVSFDKFLRLFLSGKAFYGDYFDHVLPWYEHRHQPNILFITYEQLQADTKGMVLKIAHFLGPEHAATCRDDTVVQKILRNCSMESMRAILKENVSARSKKIAEKVSEKYLQRLETTEKASEGNAEMHEGGQFVRKGLVGEWKEYFTQEQIARTKKWITERTQGSDVMSLWEDLRLP from the exons ATGGACGAAGAACTGTACAAGGACTTTGATGGACTGCCATTGTTAGACTTATACAACCAGGAATCGCTCCGCTCGGCAAAGAATTATAAACCTCGAAGCGGAGACATTATTTTGGTTTCATATCCCAAGAGCGGCAGCAACTGGACACAGTTCATAATTTGGAACATTATGACAAGAGGCCAGCAACCTAAAGATATGATAGAACTTGGGCTGAGGTCTCCGTTTCTTGAAGTAACTGGGGCCACAGTGGTGGAAGACTCATGCAGGACAGGCCCCATAGCAACTCACTTTCCGTACAAAGTCTTTCCGCTGGTCGACCAGGCTAAGTACGTGTACGTGGCCCGGAATCCCTATGATTGTGCCGTCTCCATGTACCACTTCCTGAAAGGCCTGACTCCAAAGACATACACGGATGTTTCTTTTGACAAGTTTCTGCGCCTTTTTCTGTCAGGAAAG GCTTTTTATGGGGACTACTTCGACCATGTACTCCCTTGGTACGAACACCGCCACCAGCCCAACATACTGTTCATCACCTATGAACAGCTCCAGGCTGACACCAAAGGAATGGTTCTGAAGATCGCACATTTTCTTGGTCCGGAACATGCTGCCACTTGTAGGGATGATACTGTTGTTCAGAAAATACTGAGAAACTGCAGTATGGAGAGCATGAGGGCTATTTTAAAAGAGAACGTGAGCGCGCGGTCGAAAAAGATTGCTGAGAAAGTGTCAGAGAAGTACCTTCAGAGGCTTGAAACGACTGAGAAGGCATCCGAGGGGAATGCAGAGATGCACGAAGGTGGTCAATTTGTTCGGAAAGGATTAGTGGGTGAATGGAAAGAATACTTCACACAAGAACAGATAGCTCGCACGAAGAAGTGGATCACTGAAAGGACTCAAGGAAGCGATGTTATGTCACTTTGGGAAGACCTGCGTCTGCCATAA